A part of Crassostrea angulata isolate pt1a10 chromosome 5, ASM2561291v2, whole genome shotgun sequence genomic DNA contains:
- the LOC128184957 gene encoding uncharacterized protein LOC128184957 → MISIRSTFNMQKIELEKLNNLETEIDVAFGGNNTAGFLQCVTKLDRLTTNETGTGNHYHKLSLAIDLLSKASRLSVLPAGLVFSISMAAILKQLGTTLITPAFPSGRDKIYTALLHYQDSELNAEAVGLKDLLFTTHAYLNEISDRTNETLVLKLEDRFPTSKTVMFLGNLKAKTYELLTQPDIPSAERATVYINLYFQLANLRTLVLWQVFCIKLRSGYDQPSTQGVLAIINENTRDELVASND, encoded by the coding sequence aagattGAATTAGAAAAGCTGAATAACTTGGAAACAGAAATTGACGTTGCCTTTGGTGGAAACAACACTGCAGGATTTTTGCAATGTGTTACAAAACTGGATAGATTGACTACAAATGAAACAGGCACGGGGAATCATTATCACAAGCTATCTCTTGCAATCGATTTGCTATCTAAGGCCTCTAGACTTTCTGTATTACCGGCGGGACTGGTGTTCTCAATATCAATGGCAGCCATTTTAAAGCAACTTGGAACAACTCTCATAACCCCTGCTTTCCCTTCAGGGAGGGATAAGATATACACAGCATTGCTGCACTACCAAGATTCAGAGCTTAATGCAGAAGCGGTAGGTTTGAAAGATTTGCTTTTCACTACACATGCCTATTTGAACGAGATCAGCGACCGAACCAATGAAACTCTTGTACTTAAACTAGAGGACAGGTTTCCCACCAGTAAAACCGTGATGTTCTTAGGAAACTTAAAAGCTAAGACGTATGAACTACTGACACAGCCTGATATACCGTCTGCTGAACGAGCAACAGTCTACATCAATCTTTATTTTCAACTGGCAAATCTGCGCACTCTTGTCTTGTGGCAAGTTTTCTGCATCAAGCTGCGAAGTGGCTATGATCAACCAAGTACTCAAGGAGTTCTtgcaataataaatgaaaacactagagacgagctcgttgcaagcaacgattag
- the LOC128183729 gene encoding putative nuclease HARBI1, translating to MLAETFLQQKEEITRIRNYCDQIIPRYMPDEFRSHFRLTRDSFDCLSTQIGNCETYNKPHGPEVDPIKDTLMFLWYIGNLESFRSMANRFDVGKISFHLSISRVARKLVDEIMPSVIQWPRGAKAQEISDAFGEISGLLNVLGAVDGSHIPIKAPRENPNAYYNRKKFHSVVLLATCDANLQFTYVWTGNPGSTHDASVLRSSELFVSPRVLFTRGFSFSTPRLACDTI from the exons ATGCTTGCAGAAACTTTTCTACAACAAAAAGAGGAGATCACAAGAATAAGAAACTATTGTGACCAAATTATCCCAAGGTATATGCCTGATGAATTTAGAAGTCATTTCAGACTTACAAGAGATTCTTTTGATTGCTTATCGACGCAAATAGGCAATTGTGAAACGTACAACAAGCCACATGGGCCAGAAGTTGACCCTATTAAGGATACTCTAATGTTCCTATGGTACATAG GTAATCTGGAGAGTTTCCGGTCAATGGCAAATAGGTTTGACGTAGGAAAAATTTCCTTTCACTTGAGTATTTCAAGAGTTGCAAGAAAATTAGTGGACGAAATAATGCCATCTGTTATACAGTGGCCTCGTGGTGCAAAAGCCCAGGAGATAAGTGATGCATTTGGAGAGATCTCGGGACTCCTCAATGTTCTTGGGGCAGTTGATGGATCGCACATTCCTATTAAGGCTCCCAGAGAAAATCCTAATGCGTATTATAATAGAAAAAAGTTTCATTCAGTGGTACTTTTAGCTACATGTGATGCAAATTTGCAATTCACATATGTTTGGACGGGCAATCCAGGCAGCACCCACGATGCGTCTGTACTCAGATCATCAGAATTGTTTGTTTCCCCCAGGGTTCTATTTACTAGGGGATTCAGCTTTTCCACTCCTAGGCTGGCTTGTGACACCATTTAG